From the genome of Armatimonadota bacterium, one region includes:
- a CDS encoding mandelate racemase/muconate lactonizing enzyme family protein, which produces MKIHSVRCRMLQATVPTPLQFGIGAFPTFAATLVEVRTDDGLVGVGECIVRRAPQVTRAVVEHLLAPLLVGRDPQDAEGVWDEMFRQLRGWGHYRGFLLEAISGVDIALWDILGKAAGLPVYKVLQGAGRDRVPCYASSVYFADIEQMVSQAVQQVDAGHTAVKVKIGRPPELGGRRADVESVRAIREAVGPRVDIMLDVNSAYDAATAIAVCRQLADLDIAWIEEPVPPDDLDGYARVRAGQPIPVAAGESEFGVFGFRELIRRGAVDIVQPDVARVGGFTAARRVGALVHAHNLRYAPHTGFSAGVSHLAALHVAASVPNLMTYEYFFAPNPLRDLFTEPFPRPRDGMIDVPRRPGLGLDLDPEVVERFEVR; this is translated from the coding sequence ATGAAAATCCACAGCGTCAGGTGCCGCATGCTGCAGGCGACAGTGCCGACTCCCCTGCAGTTCGGGATCGGGGCCTTCCCCACGTTTGCGGCCACGCTGGTGGAGGTGAGGACCGACGACGGGCTGGTCGGGGTGGGCGAGTGTATCGTGCGGCGCGCGCCCCAGGTGACCCGGGCCGTGGTGGAACACCTGCTGGCTCCGCTGCTGGTGGGCCGCGACCCTCAGGACGCCGAGGGGGTGTGGGACGAGATGTTCCGCCAGTTGCGGGGGTGGGGCCACTACCGGGGCTTCCTCCTCGAAGCCATCAGCGGTGTGGACATCGCCCTGTGGGACATCCTGGGCAAGGCGGCCGGGCTGCCGGTGTACAAGGTCCTGCAGGGCGCGGGGAGGGATCGGGTCCCCTGCTACGCGTCCTCGGTGTATTTCGCCGACATCGAGCAGATGGTGTCCCAGGCCGTCCAGCAGGTGGACGCGGGCCACACGGCTGTGAAAGTCAAGATCGGCCGCCCGCCCGAGCTGGGGGGCCGCCGGGCGGATGTGGAGTCGGTGCGGGCGATCCGGGAGGCGGTGGGGCCGCGGGTGGACATCATGCTGGACGTCAACAGCGCCTACGATGCGGCCACCGCCATCGCGGTCTGCCGACAGCTGGCCGACCTGGACATCGCGTGGATCGAGGAACCCGTTCCCCCCGACGACCTGGACGGCTACGCCCGGGTGCGGGCCGGCCAGCCCATTCCCGTGGCGGCCGGGGAGAGCGAGTTCGGCGTGTTCGGGTTCCGGGAGCTGATCCGCCGGGGGGCGGTGGACATCGTGCAGCCCGACGTGGCCCGGGTGGGCGGCTTCACCGCCGCGCGCCGGGTCGGCGCGCTGGTGCACGCCCACAACCTGCGCTACGCCCCCCACACGGGCTTTTCCGCCGGCGTCTCCCACCTGGCGGCCCTCCACGTGGCCGCCAGCGTCCCCAACCTGATGACCTACGAGTACTTCTTCGCCCCCAACCCCCTGCGGGATCTGTTCACCGAGCCCTTCCCCCGGCCCCGGGACGGCATGATCGACGTCCCGCGGCGGCCGGGATTGGGTCTGGACCTGGACCCGGAGGTGGTGGAGCGGTTTGAAGTAAGATAG
- the cofE gene encoding coenzyme F420-0:L-glutamate ligase produces the protein MRSLTAWAPHGFPDVRPGMDLPGLVVDVLRSCGLRPVDGDVVVVAQKVVSKAEGSVVNLDEVAPGPQARTLADVARKDPRLCQVILNESRAVLRVRPGLIICEHRLGFICANAGVDHSNVGLGPQWVTTLPRDPDASAAAVREALMRGFRASVGVVINDTHGRAFREGAVGVAIGVAGLDPLYSYVGAEDRYGYVLQTSVEAVADELAGVASLLQGQAAEGTPVVLIRGGRAQAGGGSAARLVRPAERDLFR, from the coding sequence ATGCGTTCCCTGACGGCGTGGGCTCCGCACGGGTTTCCCGACGTCCGCCCGGGGATGGACCTGCCGGGCCTGGTGGTGGACGTCCTGCGTTCCTGCGGTCTGCGTCCGGTGGACGGCGACGTGGTGGTGGTTGCCCAGAAGGTGGTCTCCAAGGCCGAGGGCAGCGTGGTGAACCTGGACGAGGTCGCCCCCGGGCCGCAGGCCCGGACGCTGGCCGACGTGGCCCGCAAGGATCCCCGGCTGTGCCAGGTGATCCTCAACGAGTCCCGGGCGGTGCTGCGGGTGCGGCCCGGGCTGATCATCTGCGAGCACCGCCTGGGTTTCATCTGCGCCAACGCCGGGGTGGACCACAGCAACGTGGGGCTGGGACCCCAGTGGGTGACGACACTGCCCCGGGATCCCGACGCCTCGGCCGCGGCCGTCCGGGAGGCTCTGATGCGAGGGTTCAGGGCGTCGGTGGGGGTCGTGATCAACGACACCCACGGCCGCGCGTTCCGCGAGGGAGCGGTGGGCGTGGCCATCGGGGTCGCCGGACTGGACCCTCTGTACAGCTACGTGGGGGCCGAGGACCGCTACGGCTACGTCCTCCAGACGTCGGTGGAGGCGGTGGCCGACGAGCTGGCGGGCGTGGCCAGCCTCCTGCAGGGTCAGGCGGCCGAGGGCACCCCGGTGGTCCTGATCCGCGGAGGGCGGGCTCAGGCGGGCGGGGGCTCCGCCGCGCGCCTGGTGCGGCCGGCGGAGAGGGACCTGTTCCGGTAA
- the npdG gene encoding NADPH-dependent F420 reductase produces MVAIVGGTGRLGRGLAARWAQAGVPVLIGSRDPARAREAARAAGLSEAAGADNRAAAAAADVVVLTVPFAAHRQTLLALADVLAGKILLDTTVPLLDSRELACPEAGSAAQDAQALVPAARVVAGFHTVSAHLLADRRRPLRGDVLLCGDDPSAKEAVERLVRALGARPVDAGGLSAARTLEMLALLLLNLNRRYRRRDLGVRIVGLEDAGERDVEG; encoded by the coding sequence GTGGTGGCCATCGTGGGAGGGACCGGGCGCCTGGGCCGCGGGCTGGCCGCCCGGTGGGCGCAGGCCGGCGTGCCGGTGCTCATCGGGTCGCGCGATCCGGCCCGGGCCCGGGAGGCGGCCCGGGCGGCGGGACTGTCCGAGGCGGCCGGGGCCGACAACCGCGCGGCGGCGGCTGCGGCGGATGTGGTCGTCCTGACGGTGCCGTTTGCCGCCCACCGCCAGACTCTGCTGGCTCTGGCCGACGTCCTGGCGGGCAAGATCCTGCTGGACACCACCGTTCCCCTGCTGGACTCGCGGGAGCTGGCCTGCCCGGAGGCGGGGTCCGCCGCCCAGGACGCCCAGGCCCTGGTGCCCGCGGCGCGGGTGGTGGCCGGCTTCCACACCGTCAGCGCGCATCTGCTGGCGGACCGTCGCAGGCCGCTGCGGGGGGACGTGCTCCTCTGCGGCGACGACCCGTCCGCCAAGGAGGCGGTGGAACGGCTGGTCCGCGCTCTGGGAGCCCGCCCCGTGGACGCGGGTGGGCTGTCCGCTGCCCGGACGCTGGAGATGCTGGCCCTGCTTCTGCTGAACCTGAACCGGCGGTACCGCCGCCGGGACCTCGGCGTGCGGATCGTGGGACTGGAGGACGCTGGTGAGAGAGACGTCGAAGGTTAA
- a CDS encoding pitrilysin family protein, producing MSGPRAYTLGNGLTVLIWEQHTVPVVTLWVWYRVGSRNEVPGLTGISHWVEHMLFKGTPARPRTVLTRLIDRLGGRWNAFTWKDYTAYHEVLPAGHLEEVVAMEADRMAHTVFDPEEVERERTVIISEREGSENFPAYLLREEVDAAAHKVHPYRIPVIGWKEDLRAISRDDLVAHYRTYYHPNNAVVVVVGACEERQALESIRRAFEPLPPGPPPPPVRAREPRQEGERRVVLRRPGGATAYLHVAFHAPAASHPDLPALLVADGILSGFKSLVPFDQPSGGRSSRLYRALVDTGLASEVSSSLIPSLDPTLFRITATARAGVDVAAVEDRVREEVARLAAEPVTPDELARAKKQARAQFVYSRDGVFRQALALGAFALVDTADAFLTLLSRIDAVTAEDVMRVAATYFTDRARTTGWYLPEPAVAAGPVPAARPAVFHRTDPEAGVATPPITPDAVTRVALPSGAAVLVRDVPGSGSVAVQGYVRAGAMCDGDRPGLARFAAAMLSRGTRSWTSQGLAELLDGLGAGLSVRADLETVSVGLRVLAEDVPTVLPALAEILTAPTFPADEVEKVRGELLTALRVSLQDTRHVAERLLRALLYPPGHPQRRVPDGEEAAVEAITRDDVACFHRLRFRPDGAVLAVVGDCRAGEVVDLLHRLLEGWLPSGSWQPPAVPPPAAGGPRRAEQRMPGKVQSDLAVGVPGIARTDPAYYETMVANLILGQLGLMGRLGERVREQQGMAYYAFSELRAGLLAGPWLVRAGVNPANEQAALEAILAEIRRFQRDGPDPEELADARQFLIGSLAVRLETLAGIAQVLADIELFGLGLDYLVRYPQIIGAVDAEAVVRAARAFSPDACAVAVAGPPLPP from the coding sequence ATGTCTGGACCGCGCGCGTACACCCTCGGTAACGGCCTCACCGTCCTCATCTGGGAGCAGCATACGGTTCCGGTGGTCACCCTGTGGGTGTGGTACCGGGTCGGCAGCCGCAACGAGGTTCCGGGGCTCACGGGCATCTCCCACTGGGTCGAGCACATGCTGTTCAAGGGCACGCCCGCCCGGCCCCGGACCGTCCTGACCCGCCTCATTGACCGCCTGGGAGGCCGCTGGAACGCCTTCACCTGGAAGGATTACACCGCCTACCACGAGGTGCTGCCCGCCGGCCATCTGGAGGAGGTCGTGGCCATGGAGGCCGACCGGATGGCCCACACCGTGTTCGACCCGGAGGAGGTGGAGCGGGAGCGCACCGTCATCATCTCCGAGCGGGAGGGCAGCGAGAACTTCCCCGCCTACCTGCTGCGGGAGGAGGTGGACGCCGCCGCCCACAAGGTCCACCCCTACCGCATCCCGGTCATCGGGTGGAAGGAGGACCTGCGGGCCATCAGCCGGGACGACCTGGTGGCCCACTACCGCACCTACTATCACCCCAACAACGCCGTGGTGGTGGTGGTCGGCGCGTGCGAGGAGCGCCAGGCTCTGGAGAGCATCCGCCGCGCCTTTGAGCCCCTGCCGCCGGGCCCGCCGCCTCCCCCCGTGCGGGCCCGCGAGCCGCGCCAGGAAGGTGAGCGCCGGGTCGTCCTGCGCCGCCCGGGCGGGGCCACCGCCTACCTGCACGTGGCCTTCCACGCCCCGGCCGCCTCCCACCCGGACCTGCCGGCCCTGCTGGTGGCCGATGGGATCCTGTCGGGTTTCAAGAGCCTGGTGCCGTTTGACCAGCCCTCGGGAGGGCGCAGCAGCCGCCTGTATCGCGCCCTGGTGGACACCGGACTGGCCAGCGAGGTCAGCTCCTCCCTCATTCCCAGCCTCGACCCCACCCTGTTCCGCATCACGGCCACGGCCCGGGCGGGGGTGGACGTGGCGGCCGTGGAGGACCGGGTGCGGGAGGAGGTCGCCCGTCTGGCGGCGGAGCCGGTGACCCCCGACGAACTGGCGCGGGCGAAAAAGCAGGCCCGGGCCCAGTTCGTCTACAGCCGCGACGGCGTCTTCCGGCAGGCGCTGGCCCTGGGGGCGTTTGCCCTGGTGGACACCGCCGACGCGTTCCTGACGCTGCTGTCCCGCATCGACGCCGTCACCGCCGAGGACGTGATGCGGGTGGCCGCCACCTACTTCACCGACCGCGCGCGGACCACGGGGTGGTACCTGCCCGAGCCCGCCGTGGCGGCGGGCCCCGTGCCGGCGGCCCGCCCGGCGGTGTTCCACCGCACGGACCCCGAGGCCGGCGTGGCGACGCCGCCCATCACTCCCGACGCGGTGACCCGGGTCGCGCTGCCCTCGGGGGCGGCGGTCCTGGTGCGGGACGTGCCCGGCAGCGGGTCGGTGGCGGTCCAGGGGTATGTGCGGGCGGGAGCGATGTGTGACGGCGACCGCCCGGGCCTGGCGCGCTTTGCGGCCGCCATGCTCTCCCGGGGGACGCGATCGTGGACGTCCCAGGGGCTGGCCGAACTGCTGGACGGGTTGGGCGCGGGGCTGAGCGTGCGGGCCGACCTGGAGACCGTCTCGGTAGGTCTGCGGGTGCTGGCCGAGGATGTGCCGACGGTGCTCCCGGCCCTCGCCGAGATCCTCACCGCCCCCACGTTTCCCGCCGACGAGGTGGAGAAGGTCCGCGGAGAGCTGCTCACGGCCCTGCGGGTGAGCCTGCAGGACACCCGCCATGTGGCCGAGCGGCTGCTGCGGGCGCTGCTGTACCCTCCCGGACACCCCCAGCGGCGGGTCCCCGACGGCGAGGAGGCGGCGGTGGAGGCCATCACCCGGGACGACGTGGCCTGTTTTCACCGCCTGCGGTTCCGTCCCGACGGCGCGGTCCTGGCCGTGGTCGGAGACTGCCGCGCCGGCGAGGTGGTGGACCTGCTGCACCGGCTGCTGGAGGGGTGGCTGCCATCCGGCTCCTGGCAGCCGCCGGCCGTCCCCCCACCGGCCGCTGGCGGGCCGCGACGTGCCGAGCAGCGGATGCCGGGGAAGGTGCAATCGGACCTTGCGGTCGGCGTGCCCGGCATCGCCCGCACCGATCCCGCCTATTACGAGACGATGGTGGCCAACCTCATCCTCGGCCAGCTGGGACTGATGGGGCGGCTGGGCGAGCGCGTGCGGGAGCAGCAGGGGATGGCCTACTACGCCTTCAGCGAGCTGCGGGCGGGCCTGCTGGCGGGACCGTGGCTGGTGCGGGCGGGCGTCAACCCGGCCAACGAGCAGGCCGCCCTGGAGGCCATCCTGGCGGAGATCCGACGGTTCCAACGCGACGGTCCCGATCCCGAGGAACTGGCCGATGCCCGGCAGTTCTTGATCGGGTCGCTGGCAGTCCGCCTGGAGACCCTGGCCGGCATCGCCCAGGTCCTGGCAGACATCGAACTGTTCGGTCTGGGGCTGGACTACCTGGTGCGCTACCCACAGATCATCGGCGCCGTCGATGCCGAGGCGGTCGTGCGCGCGGCGCGGGCGTTTTCGCCCGACGCGTGCGCGGTCGCCGTCGCCGGCCCCCCGCTCCCGCCGTGA
- a CDS encoding crosslink repair DNA glycosylase YcaQ family protein: MPGRVVVTAAQIRRYRAALRARYRVGDRRAALAFVNAVGFCYAFTAGPGGLPGLFDVLATRSVDRMWEWAWRWKDELATARRLYYGRVLRRKPTYISLEYLPHFYALSGNVGEPDDCLQAYREGRLSRLAADVYAYLAERGPCDTWTLRRQFVGRGPGGALHRALADLQAQFLISKVDERADGSYSFVWDIFSRWLPQVPEAASRIAAADAAAAVLRRYLQTVGAAPPAEVRALFGWSPRLLDDALARGEIAGEAEVDGQPALAHPALLRWAARRRSR, translated from the coding sequence GTGCCCGGCCGCGTGGTCGTGACCGCCGCGCAGATCCGCCGCTACCGCGCCGCCCTGCGGGCCCGGTACCGGGTGGGCGACCGGCGGGCGGCCCTGGCGTTCGTCAACGCGGTGGGATTCTGCTACGCATTCACCGCCGGCCCCGGCGGCCTGCCGGGCCTGTTCGACGTGCTGGCGACCCGCAGCGTGGACCGCATGTGGGAGTGGGCGTGGCGGTGGAAGGACGAGTTGGCCACCGCCCGCCGCCTGTATTACGGCCGGGTCCTGCGCCGCAAGCCCACCTACATCTCGCTGGAATATCTCCCCCACTTCTACGCGCTGAGCGGCAACGTGGGCGAGCCCGACGACTGCCTCCAGGCCTACCGGGAGGGGCGGCTGAGCCGACTGGCCGCCGACGTGTACGCCTACCTGGCCGAGCGCGGGCCCTGCGACACCTGGACCCTGCGCCGGCAGTTCGTGGGCCGCGGGCCGGGAGGAGCCCTCCATCGGGCGCTGGCCGACCTGCAGGCGCAGTTTCTCATCAGCAAGGTGGACGAGCGCGCCGACGGATCCTACAGCTTTGTCTGGGACATCTTCAGCCGGTGGCTTCCCCAGGTGCCCGAGGCCGCGTCCCGGATTGCGGCCGCCGACGCCGCCGCGGCGGTGCTGCGCCGGTACCTGCAGACCGTCGGCGCCGCGCCCCCGGCCGAGGTGCGGGCGCTGTTCGGGTGGAGTCCCCGCCTGCTGGACGACGCCCTCGCCCGCGGGGAGATCGCCGGCGAGGCGGAGGTGGACGGGCAGCCGGCGCTGGCCCACCCCGCCCTGCTGCGGTGGGCGGCGCGGAGACGCTCCCGGTGA
- a CDS encoding DNA polymerase IV, with product MSRTILHVDMDAFFAAIEQQRRPELRGRPVVVGGSGDPRSRGVVSTASYEARAFGIHSGMPLRVAYRRCPHAVFLPVDIETYAAYSETIMAILREYTPLVEPLSLDEAFLDVSGHPDPRALAEEIRTRIRQQTGLTASIGIGPNKLLAKIASGLRKPDAVTEIRAEEAERVLAPLPVTALWGVGPKTAALLERELGVRTVGDLQRVSPQTLAELLGPRRAEELARASRGEDYSPVVTHWEPRSVGREVTYQRDVRRREILERTLGRLAEEVAADLRSQGYRARTVTVKIRYHDFRTHTRALTLPQPTDDPEQIAATARGLLDRFTLDRPVRLVGVRTSGLVKQSAQSTRSAPSVPNSLNQSD from the coding sequence GTGAGCCGCACCATCCTCCACGTGGACATGGATGCCTTTTTCGCCGCCATCGAGCAGCAGCGGCGGCCGGAGCTGCGCGGCCGGCCGGTGGTGGTGGGCGGGTCCGGCGACCCCCGGAGCCGGGGGGTGGTGTCCACCGCGTCCTACGAAGCGCGGGCCTTCGGCATCCACTCGGGCATGCCCCTGCGGGTCGCCTACCGCAGGTGTCCCCACGCCGTCTTCCTGCCGGTGGACATCGAGACCTACGCGGCCTACTCCGAGACCATCATGGCCATCCTCCGGGAGTACACGCCGCTGGTGGAGCCCCTCTCCCTGGACGAGGCCTTCCTGGACGTTTCCGGCCATCCCGACCCGCGGGCGCTGGCCGAGGAGATCCGGACGCGCATCCGGCAGCAGACGGGGCTGACGGCCTCCATCGGCATCGGCCCCAACAAGCTCCTCGCCAAGATCGCTTCAGGCCTGCGCAAGCCCGACGCGGTCACCGAAATCCGCGCCGAGGAGGCCGAGCGGGTGCTCGCTCCCCTCCCGGTGACGGCCCTGTGGGGAGTGGGTCCCAAGACGGCCGCCCTGCTGGAGCGCGAACTGGGCGTGCGCACGGTGGGCGACCTGCAGCGGGTGTCTCCGCAGACGCTGGCCGAGCTGCTGGGCCCCCGCCGGGCCGAGGAGCTGGCCCGCGCCAGCCGCGGGGAGGACTACAGCCCGGTGGTCACCCACTGGGAACCGCGCTCCGTCGGCCGCGAGGTCACCTACCAGCGGGACGTGCGGCGCCGCGAGATCCTGGAACGCACCCTCGGCCGGCTGGCGGAGGAGGTCGCCGCGGACCTGCGGTCGCAGGGCTACCGGGCCCGCACGGTGACGGTGAAGATCCGCTACCACGACTTCCGCACCCACACCCGCGCGCTGACCCTGCCGCAGCCCACCGACGACCCCGAGCAGATCGCCGCCACCGCCCGCGGGCTGCTGGACCGGTTCACCCTGGACCGCCCGGTGCGGCTGGTGGGCGTGCGGACATCGGGGCTGGTCAAACAATCTGCGCAATCTACTCGATCTGCGCCATCTGTCCCGAATTCTCTCAACCAGTCAGATTGA
- a CDS encoding redoxin domain-containing protein yields the protein MTVEVGQQIPDVTLVSADRKAVRLRELIDRPTVLAFFPGAFTSTCTREMCTFRDSLARFTGMRAQVIGISVDSPFAQKAFADQNGLTFPLLSDFTRQAVRAFGIEDPHFAGGLLPGVAKRSVFVVDRTGTVVYRWVSDNPAVEPDYDEVAEAVRRAA from the coding sequence ATGACGGTCGAGGTGGGACAGCAGATCCCCGACGTCACGCTGGTGAGTGCCGACCGCAAGGCGGTCCGGCTCCGCGAGCTGATCGACAGGCCCACGGTGCTGGCGTTCTTCCCGGGCGCGTTCACCAGCACCTGCACCCGGGAGATGTGCACGTTCCGGGACAGCCTCGCCCGGTTCACCGGGATGCGGGCGCAGGTCATCGGCATCAGCGTGGACAGCCCGTTCGCCCAGAAGGCCTTTGCCGACCAGAACGGGCTGACCTTTCCGCTGCTGTCGGACTTCACCCGGCAGGCCGTGCGGGCCTTCGGCATCGAGGATCCGCACTTTGCCGGAGGGTTGCTGCCGGGGGTGGCCAAGCGCTCGGTGTTCGTGGTGGACCGGACGGGCACCGTGGTCTACCGGTGGGTGTCCGACAATCCCGCCGTGGAGCCCGACTACGACGAGGTGGCGGAGGCGGTCAGGCGAGCTGCATAA
- a CDS encoding adenosylhomocysteinase, with translation MGQHLRPQPEPAGAPFPPDVDVSLASSVDAELPWLWRHIPLTRRIAADLRGLAGRSLCLNIHLDIKMAPVVDALVAAGARVVVLGCNPHTTRDAVVAWMVRRGAEVRARAGMAESDRQAAIRWALGQECEFVSEMGGDVLLAAAGDSRAARSLRAGMEATGTGIARLQGVALSVPVFNWDGLTLKQGLHNRHLVGLMVWATFLQVTLLTLYGRTVLVVGYGLVGQGLADYARRLGARVLVCELDPVRAHLARHHGCEVVSLDEGLARADVVVTATGREKVISTPQFPLLREGALLLNAGHSTLELDVPALRAHPTRRIRPHVEAVELGGRTVYLLAEGAMFNLAAGPGDPYDAFDLTSALMLAGIEYMVAHHQDFPPGLHLMPAEVERRVAALAAEAIR, from the coding sequence ATGGGTCAGCACCTGCGGCCCCAGCCGGAACCGGCCGGGGCGCCCTTCCCGCCGGACGTGGATGTCTCCCTGGCCTCCTCCGTGGATGCGGAGCTGCCCTGGCTGTGGCGGCATATCCCGCTCACCCGCCGGATCGCCGCGGACCTGCGGGGTCTGGCGGGGCGATCCCTGTGCCTGAACATTCACCTGGACATCAAGATGGCCCCGGTGGTGGACGCCCTGGTCGCCGCCGGGGCCCGGGTCGTGGTCCTGGGCTGCAACCCCCACACCACCCGCGACGCCGTGGTGGCCTGGATGGTCCGCCGGGGCGCCGAGGTGCGCGCCCGCGCCGGCATGGCGGAGAGCGATCGCCAGGCGGCCATCCGCTGGGCCCTGGGCCAGGAGTGCGAGTTCGTCAGCGAGATGGGCGGGGACGTCCTGCTGGCCGCCGCCGGGGACTCCCGCGCCGCCCGGTCGCTGCGGGCGGGAATGGAGGCCACCGGGACCGGCATCGCCCGCCTGCAGGGGGTGGCGCTGTCCGTGCCGGTCTTCAACTGGGACGGGCTGACCCTCAAGCAGGGCCTGCACAACCGCCACCTGGTGGGCCTGATGGTGTGGGCCACGTTCCTGCAGGTCACCCTGCTGACGCTGTACGGGCGCACCGTCCTGGTGGTGGGCTACGGCCTGGTGGGCCAGGGGCTCGCCGACTACGCCCGCCGGCTGGGCGCCCGGGTGCTGGTCTGCGAGCTGGACCCGGTGCGCGCCCACCTGGCCCGCCACCACGGCTGCGAGGTGGTGTCCCTGGACGAGGGGCTGGCCCGGGCGGACGTGGTGGTGACCGCCACGGGCCGGGAGAAAGTCATCTCCACGCCGCAGTTTCCCCTGCTGCGGGAGGGGGCGCTGCTGCTCAACGCCGGCCACTCCACCCTGGAGCTGGACGTGCCCGCCCTGCGGGCGCACCCCACCCGGCGGATCCGGCCGCACGTCGAGGCGGTGGAGCTGGGCGGCCGCACCGTGTACCTGCTGGCCGAAGGAGCCATGTTCAACCTGGCGGCGGGCCCCGGCGACCCCTACGACGCGTTCGACCTCACGTCGGCGCTGATGCTGGCGGGCATCGAGTACATGGTCGCCCACCACCAGGACTTCCCTCCCGGGCTGCACCTGATGCCCGCCGAGGTCGAGCGCCGGGTGGCCGCCCTGGCCGCGGAGGCCATCCGGTGA